The sequence CTAGAATTTATGCCACATATTTGTGTTTATTTTTCTCTGGATGCACTGATTTGTTTGAGCATCTTATAGGCCGCTAATAATTCTTGAAGCATATAAATTGCACAATAGTAAATTTTGTCAATCAGTCATTCTTTCTGGGATGTGGTATCTATGGATGCAGGGACCTGATTCTAAAGCTGCCACGGAGACGATAAGAATTGATGGGGTGCTTGACTCAATTCTTCGGCACTTGAAGAAGGCGTAAGTAATTTCTCAGTATTTAAAATACTCTTAATCAGTGTATAGAGCTATATATGAAAATGTCCTGGAGCCTTAATTTGAGTAAAGGTAAGTAGGTTTGTAAAATTGATGTTGCATAATCTCTGAGTAGCTTACTTCGAGCAGAAAGGTAAATGATTAAAAATGTTGGATTAGAATTGTAGTTGATACTTTAATGCACTATGGAGAAGCAAATATCGTACACATTtctgattttataattttataaatcttgGTAGGATGTGATCTTCTGCTGGTTAAATCTTTATATGTGGACGATACTTAAATAACACAATTTCTTTCTGTTGGTGTCCATATGTTGAGTAGTGAGTCACGTGCATTCTCCTCTCACTCATGTAATTGTCTCAATTTTGTGACTCCAACTTGATTTTTTATCAGCGACGAAGAACTGGTGACTGAAGTGGCATGGGTTGTCGTGTATCTCACTGCCCTCTCTGATGTTGCGACCAATATTTTAGCAAAGAGCaatcttctacaaattcttGTGGATAGACTGGCATCATCAAATAGTTTGCAACTTCTTATCCCAGTAACAAGCATTATGAATTGATCATTATAGTTTTATAAGACTTATTAAAGAATATCCTTGATAACCAAGTCAAAGGAGTTTTTATCTGCTAAATATTGCACGATTGGCGCTAAGTCAACTCCTGTTAGTCGTTTGGTTTTCATTTCTCAGGAGTTTCTAGCGGATATTAGAGTCGAATGTAGTATAACTTTTATGCGTTAGCGAAATGCTATCATATTTTCCACCATTCAATGTATCCTAAAAAGTGGTAGTATATTTGTACATTAAGGCTTGTCTAATGCAATGAATTGCGTTGTTTTTGTCACTGTCATCTTGTCATGATTTCTGTCTGTGTAGGTTCTGCGGAGTTTAGGAAATCTAGTGGCTGCTGATTCCTGTTTAACCAATAATATCCTTTTTGCTGACCATCAGACCACAGGTTAAAGTTAATTCTTGTCTGCATGTATTTTTACAATGCCATTTGTTGTGATCCATATGACCTAACAACATTCGGCATCAGTTTGTTAATTTTTCGATGTTTTGCATGCAGTAAATGCGATCCAAGCATTGGTTAAATGTTTGAGAAGCGAACACCAAGTCCTGAAAAAGGCATGATATTTGAAGTATTTTACTTGTTAGATTTCTCTTATTCCATCACATTGTTTTAACTTTTCGTTTTATTCTCCATAAATTGTAGGAATCTGCTTGGGCGCTTTCTAATATAGCTGCTGGCTCTGTCGAGCATAAGAAATTAATACATTCGAGCGAAGCCGTTCCTTCGTTGATTCATCTTCTGTCAACTGCACCATTTGACATGAGAAAGGAAGCGGCATATGTTCTAGGCAACCTTTGTGTTGCCCCTGCGGAAGGATCAGAAAGGCCTTCACTGATTCTTGAGCATTTAGTTTCTCTTGTCAGAAGAGGAATCCTCCCTGGTTTCGTCAACTTAGTAAGATCTGCAGATATCGAAGCTGCAAGAGTCGGCCTTCAATTCATGGAACTGGTAAGCAAATCTTTCATTAAATAAGAAAAAGGTTTGCTAGTAACCTGGTCGTTACATCCCAGAACAGAAAAATGTTAACAATCTATCTTGGAATTATATGTTTTCCCTGATCGATGCTAATGGTCACCTCTCCCCGCTGCTGGACTCTTCGTCAATAATTTTAGTGGCTTCATTCTCACAGGTCCTAAGAGGAATGCCGAATGGTGAAGGACCGAAGCTTGTTGAAGCAGAAGATGGTATTGATGCCATGGAAAGGTACCAGTTTCACGAGAACGAAGACGTAAGAAACATGGCCAACGAGTTAGTTGACAAGTACTTCGGTGAGGACTACGGGCTCGATGATTAATAAACGCTTTTTCTGAACAATTTCATAGctttttacctttttttttagATTGTTGTAGTATTATTATATACGTGAGTTGTATATGTTGGGCTACTGATAATGATttgtaatgttttaaatttaaatggtttttatattttgaaacttaaattttcattatttataattttagagTATTGGTCATACTTGTATACACGtgtattttgaacatttttatcGTCAAAGGTAAgcataactaaaaataatattatatatttaatcaaaGGCTTTACTGACAAAACACCCCAAAAAAATCTATTTATCGAGAAAGGtaaagaattttgaaaaaataaattaaattaatgtacAGAAGGTGGAAAATATatggagttttttttttgtaggcgagtcgtttaataataaataaatgcacCATTGGACTGAAGTAATGGATCCAAATTGTTGGGCCTCAACGTGGTCCGGATTCCGTGGCCCCGAATTTAAGAAGAGGTCGCCCATTTCCCACATTTATAAAACAATTAGCTTACTATGTCTTTATGTGCTGTTTGCTCCATCTCTCGGTTCGTCCCTTCGGGGACATCCGATAAAATTGGAACGATACAGAGAAGATTAGCATGGCCCCTGCGCAAGGATGACACGCATAAATCGAGatatgttcaaattttttttttcctcaattTTCCCCGAAAAAATCTGCCCTAATTTCTGTATCGATTGTTTCTTTCTTCAAGCTGTCGTCtgcaaactttaatattttgctTCAGTGTGTGTTACTACCATTAAAATTCCTGAGATGAAAAGATTTTTTTCATGGTGTTATTGCAAGTAACGATTATTGTTCTAAACAATAGCATTTGTGGgcattttttttctctcttgttgCTTGATCCTCTGCTGCTGTTTATCTATCTCGTGGATCCACGAAATCTTCCGCACTTGAGTGTTTCCTGAAAATTAGTACATTTTGTATGAActatcaacttttttttaaacattagaTGTAGTTTGAGAAACTATGCAGAAGATAGATAAATAAGTTTGATAATCGATTCTTAataatattacaaaaatatcTGACTCAATCAGTAGTTTTGGGGATGAAGGTATGTAAAGTGAGTGACATTGGTCCTTTATGATTTCTTCTTTCTGATAATTATATTCCCCTCTATTCTTGCTTGTGTTTCTCTTTACACTTAAATGCAGGATTTGTAATTTGTATTGCGGAAAGcatatttcttttttcttctagCTGTGTATTATCTGTATCTTTATGGTTGGGTGTAACATAAATAGAATTGTTTTGGTATGCCAATCAATCTAAATATTGCAGTTACGGTCCTCAGTCACCTACTACTGCAGCTTTCTTATCTGAAAGAGTTTCCTTCATTTGCTTCTTATTGGCAACTGGTTTGTGAAAAACAGAGGCCAGTTGTACATCTTTGCTTCCCAAAAACCTTTCAGTTCTCCAACCTCCTCGCACACAACATACATAGCTTTCTGAATGATCTTTACTCCCACGCATTTGAAACTTGGTTTACCCAACTGTGTGGTCTGAATCTTGGTTTACCCAACTGTGTGGTCTGGCGGCAAAATGGTTCGAACCAAGTCTAGTTTAAAGTGATGAAATGGTGTTCCAAACATAACTTAAATTGAATATATCTGGAAAAAaagattatattatttaaaaattcgaTTTAGAAATGTGTTAGTGagggttttttattttatttttttttaaatatacgGGCCAGTTGTGTATGTTGTTTTCCATCGCATGATCAACAATATTGGGTTGTCATTAGGCTGTTGTGTACTGTGTTCACCACTGATAATTTGAGCTACAATAATTGTCATCAGCTTAATGTGTTTGCGTTTATTACAAGTTAAGCAAACATTTAATGTTTCTGTGCTACTGTTTGTACcgattcaaattttgaaaaactgtTTAATTTCACAGTAAAGATATTGTTGTTTTATCCTCAAATTACCAtccatttatattattattatattattaagtttgtgCTTATTAGAATAACTAATTTTTTGGTGTCCtgatctgttttaataattatatattaataaagtgttaaacTTTAATACAAGTCATATTTAAACTTAGGGACAAGGTCTTTATTTTCTAATCATCAAGTTATAAGTTCAATttctattttatcttttttttcctttctttttttattttttaaattaatatatcaaaattactgTATAATATCGTACTATTTTGAtcctaatttaaatataaaccacaCAATGCGTGTGTCGGTTTACTGATAACAATAATGTTATAATATACGTTTATATTACCAAacatgttttttatttatttattaggaGAATATGTATTGAGTTTTGGTTCTTTGAATGTGTCCGCTTCGGCCCATTAGACTTTCTAGTTACTTGGTTGCATTGGCCCACCATATCTCTATATTTTAGACAAAATCCTAACAACCTAACCTCGAACCGGACTGGGATTTGAATAATTTGattcttaaaaattaaaaaaaaatagcctCTAGTAAGGTGTTAAATAATTCATAGTTTATTTACAAAATTCTTTAACTTGAATCAAATTAAGAATTATTTCGAGCTAAATTcaacttaaattaatttattaacagATAACAAATTTTAATGCGTGCAGTTTGTTGGAAGACTAGcttttatatatttacattATCGGTAGATAAATCTGAAACTGCAAAAATAACTATTAACTTGTTGAATTTGTATTTATTTCAATAGAAACACGTATATGAAATTTAGATAGATCGTATAAATATACACTAAATATTCATGTGGAACTcgtatttttactttttaaaaaaattccaccTTTGCAGTGTATCTCTATCTATATAGAATGTGAGCCCACTAGACGGAGCAAATTCGCGTGGTCGGTGTgaccttatttatttatttatttatttattttgttatcaTTTATTGTTTATAATCCTAAAATTCTGTCCTTTTTCTTTCCATTTAatcttttgtttttcatttttttaacaagaattttttaaaatagttttgtttttgttggaaATATAAATGTACAAGCACACAATACATGTCTCGATTTTTATAAcccaaattttttctttttttcttttcatttaacttttttgtgttttgtttttgtgttgttttttcattttaaacatgtatttttttaaatcattttttggTCACAAAAAATGAATTGTACAAGCATGTAACGTGTGTACTAGAGCACTACTTAATATAATATTGACAtgataatttgtaattttatggggtattttgtttttccttttccttttctaaATAAGATCCCTTAATCCATAGAGAAAGTTGGGGAAATTGTCattctcataaatttttttttctaaaaaaaaagtataactAAGACTCGTTTTGAATAAACAAATTAAGAGTTCCATGTTGATCTCTTTCTTTAGAGTAATTATATTAGAAgaaatcaaaaaatttaattctatAATTATCTCTCTTAACCTACTAAAAACCTTCTCAATTCACTctatattttacataaaaaaatctaatgaatttttttctttttaaattaaaaataatcttatattaattatttaatattatttaatcaaagtaaaaataataataacatatctTACGTGTATATCTTTTAATAGTACAGAGAATTAACTTACATTACTAATAAATAAAGACTTCTTTTTGCAATTGGTCAGCTTCCGTCCGTGCCCCTCTGCAGCATTTGGTCTTCGTATCGTACCAGACGCACACAGTGTCCTGCTTTTTTCTTCACAGTGGATGCAAAACAGATGCTGTAGGAAAAGCATTGCAAGAACCCAACCTTTTTCGCGGCAATCTTGGGCACtggtttcttcttcttctcttcaTCTCCACGCACACCGGACTCGCAATTCTCCACCATCCTGCTTGGTAAGTTTGCAGCAACCACCAAAGAGTTAGTTtcatttctttttcctttttaaaaggaattaattatttgtttttctgATCCAAATCCGTGTCAGTTCCTAAAGGACTTGATTTTCCGAGGCTCCAACATGGCAGTGTGCGTGCGtgcgtgcgtgtgtgtgtgcGATTTCTGCGAGCCTCATGTTGTCTACTGGGTGTTTACGGGAGTATTTTGTAATTATTATGGCTTGCGTAGATCTAATTGTTCAGAAGGAAAATGAGTTGGTGGTAATtgttatttttcatatattttgtaACATGTCATTGTGATATGATGGGGATCAGTATTTTCAGTTGGTATAATGATACTGTCTGGATATGAGTATTGtaatttaagtaatttttaATACAGTGTAATCCCAGGAGTAAAAATGAAGGGAGAGCTTGGAAGGAAAGAGTATATTGCACAATAATATCCATTTCTCCTTCGAAAGCTACTAGCTTTGCTCTTTTTTCAAATGTTTCTCAAAAATCACCTTCCTTGTATTGTGGGTTTGGTTGGTGGAAGTCGAAGTTGTTTCCGTGGTGTTGCTTTGAAGGAATttttttgtatgatttaaagattatacTTTGGGTTCCTCCGTTGAAGCTTCCTCTGTGTGTTTCAAAGTTTAGAAAAGAACTTAAGTCTCAATGTGCCTAAAAATCCGTCTCATTCCACATCTCGAGCAGCCCGAAAACTTAAAACTTCCGGACCAGATTTTCCAAATACAGCGggcaaaacaaataaagataaaaGTTCTAAACTTGCGGATCCACGTCCCGGCCCTGAGGTATTCACGTGTGAGAGCCTTTTAGACATGTGTAATTTCAAAATTGATATTCGACTGAAATAAGATGTCTCTGAATTATTGGCTCAAGTAAATTGTAGTGCTGTATAGCTCCTTTTCATACATGATGGCTAAAGTGCATGTGTTTATTCATTATTAAATTATGTGTTGTTTCTTAAGTTTCCTAACACAATTTTTCATTGTAAAACCTGCTTGGTAGAGGTACCAGGTTTCAATTGGACTTGCATTTGTTTCATATTCATGTAATTTGGTGTCAATTCATGCTTTTCGCACACAAATGCTGTGACTTGGTTAACCGGAGCTTCTTTGCCAGAACTTGGCTAATTGGTTTGCCACTGCTGACAGCTCAAACTTCATTCAATGAACGTAGTCTGGATCGATTTAACACATTTTTCACCCAATATTACAGAAGAAAAGATCAAGCAGAGAGTCTGAATTAGAATCTCAACATTCCCCAGCTTCAAGATAATCTGAAGAAGGCTAAGGACCAGTTGAGCTCATCCGAGTCATGGAAGATAAAGGCTCAACATGAAGCTGAAGAAGCGAAGAGACAACTCACTGCCTTGTCTTCTGAACTCGAGGAGACCCAAATGCAACTGAACGAGCTTTCTGATTCTGAGGAAGCTCGAGTCCAAGAGCTACGCAAGATCTCTCAGGATCGGGATAGAGTGTGGCAATCTGAACTAGAGGCTGTACAGAAGCAGCACTTGATGGACTCCGCTGCCTTGGCTTCTGCTATGAATGAGATACATAGGCTCAAAATTCAGCTGGACAGGGTTTCAGAGTCGGAAGCTTCTCAAGCAAGGCATGCAGAATCAGCTCATGCTGAGATTCAAAGCCTGAGATTCGAACTCACAGAAACCCTTGATTTGGTTGAGAAGTTGAAAAACCAGTTAAATGACAGCAGAGAATCAGAAGCTCTAGCACTGGAAGACGTTAGGCAGGTACAAATGCAATTGGATGTTATGAAATCTACCGAGGAAACGCTGCAATCAGAGCATGTTAATACCATGGAATCGTATAAAGCTTTGCTATTGGAGTTGGAGCAGTCGAAGGATAGAGAGAATTCTTTGGAGGGACCTGTGAGCAACCTCCAGGCTGATCTAAGCAACGGATGCAAAATCTCCACAGACTCATTAGATGACATCAAAATCACTTTGGGTAGCAGGGAAGATGATGAAACAGAATTGCTCAAGGCCGAACTCATCCATACGAAACATGAAGCCAGCAAATTAAGAGCTGCCCTAGGGGCCGCTGACAACAGGTACCGAGATGAATATGTTCAAAGCACACTGCAGATAAGGCACTCTTATGAACTCGTGGAGCGTTCTGAATCAGACTCGTGTAAAAGAGAAGCTGAATTGGAGGAAAAACTAAAAGCATCCTTGGCTGAAGTTGAAGAATTGAGGGGAAAgcttattcaaaatgaaaatgaattgCACGGTGCTTCGTGTGAGAACAAGGGACTAAATATATAGACGGAAGAAACCGAACTTGAAATCGAGCTCAAGAACTCAGAATCGATTATACAAAATCTAACATCAAGCTTAATGAATAAAGAAACACGGATGCAGAACCTCACAGAAGAAAATGAAATGCTGAAATCTGAAATCCTGAAGAGGGAAAAGGAGAAAAACAAAGCAAACGACGAAGCTCTTGCTTCAGCCGAATCTGCTAGAGCTGCGGAACTAGAGGTCCTGACGAGACTTGGCTATTTGACGGAAGAAGCGGAAAAAAGTCGTAGAAAAGCAGCACGTGTCACCGAGCAGCTTGATGCAGCGCAAGCCACTAACTCAGAGATGGAAGCTGACTTAAGAAGATTGAAGGTGCAGAGTCAGACCAATGGAGAAAGGCTGCTGAAGTAGCTGCTGCAATGCTCTCGAATGGAGACAAGTATAAATATATCGAACGAACTGGGCCTCTAGATTACAAAATGATGGGTGGGAAGTGGGGTTCTCTATGCTCCGAAGATACGGATGACGAATCgccaaaagaagaaaaatggtaACATGCTGAAGAAGATTGGTGTGCTGTTGAAGAAAGGCCAGAAATAGATATTACAACTTTGGGGTTTCGTTTCCTTTGCATGAAGTTCTAGTATTCAGTTTTTGTAATTGGCTGCTAAATTACCTCGTCATTGTTATATTTATTGGAGAAAGTTCAGTTCAGATACAATATCAGAacttttatttatgcatgtatcAAAACGTGTTCGATGGTACGAAGATGTTGATGTTCATTACATGTCAGCGATATAACTTCATCTCATGATCATACGAgagaaatattaattttttatgttgaaatattaattttttattttattaaatatatgcgtatttcaacacaaaataaaattacacataatttaaaaaatttaaaattacatataattaaaatttaaaaacgtactcataatttttaaaatataatttaaaaaataacacacataaatataaaaacacGCATAATTAAGAGAgaatacataattaattattcatcCATGTAAATCGAAATACGTTCGATCaagtatttttgaagaaaaagaacTCTTGTATGCCATGAGAAACAAATTGTGGGTGAAATTTTTGTTAATTGTTTGAAATTTGTACACATATATACCTACCAATATCTTTTTTGGTCGAACTTATTACACAAACTTTGCCCGATGTGATTAatcttattaatatatatagtttGCAGACTATTACGTTAGTCCATGAGTTTAACTATTGTGCATCAAAAAATAGAGATTGTGGGCTctctcacatcataaaaaaattatatacagtCAGGATATGTCGAGCggacaaatttttatttttaaaactatatATAAATGACACTGAAAAAAACTAtacaaacataaaattttaaattttaattttgaaaggtacaattttaattttaattttttaattttttatgtaaaaaagtACGATCCTCTCCCTTTCCCTTTCAATCCGCCAATGATATCAAGGATTCaactatatttattaataaagatAGAGGGGTGATTAGTTTCGATgagtctttttttttaatattcccATAGTATCCATAATCCCTTCAATATTTATCGTAATTATAGTATGActctaatttaaatataaaataattaattatcaaatatcACGGACAGCTGCATAATACGACAGATGATAATACGATATTTATAGTGAGTTATATGAAAACTTTTTCGGACTGCATTTATAAACCCAATATAGAAATGATCGATTTAATAATTAACCTTATTTGGGCCAGTTATATGGGCCAAATGACCCACGAACAGTGCAACTTGGCCCCGTTCTATAATATGGTTCATGAAGGCCCAAAATGCtagcttataaataaaataagaagcTACCTATTTTCGTAATATTTGCTCGTTAGGGTTTTAAGAGCTGAAACCGCCGCTCCGTTTACACAGTTCAACAGCAAAACGCAAGCCTGCTCGTTGTTCTTTCTGCTCTGCAATCATGGGGTATGTTTCTGATTTCACCATATCTGTATCTAAGCGTGTTTTGTTGTGTGGTGGCGAAAACTTTTTAcgatatgtttttttttgaattttttttaccgATTAGCatgttcttgtttcagatgtctTTGGTTGGTTTTGTATCATGAGTTCTGTGCGGTACTCGATGTGGTTGGTACTTGTGATATGATGGAAGACCgggattgtgttttgatttgctGCTAGTACATTTCCAATTAACGAAAATGAATTTTAGGTCTTTATTTGGCTGACTGTTGTTGAGTTGGTAATTGTGAATGTGGGTGCTCCTGTAGAAGGGTGGCCAGTATTTCGATAGAAACCGGATATGTTATTatgtgaataaaatatttatgaagtcGCTAATTTTAAGAATTTGGTATGACCTCAAAGTTGGTTAACTACTCAGGTGGATGTGGCGATACCTTAAATTTTTGTTATACATTTCATAAGCTTCTATGTAAATGATGAGAAGTCCAATCAAGAAAAATTTGTAGCAGTCTAGCAGAGAAGGAAACACCTACTTGTAGAATTGTTAGATACTTGATTAATGATAGTTCCTTTCGCAGTGGTTAGTAATTTTGAAGTAGGCTGAGACTATTGAATGGGAACTATATTTAAGGAAACAACATTGTAGCAATAAT comes from Primulina huaijiensis isolate GDHJ02 chromosome 2, ASM1229523v2, whole genome shotgun sequence and encodes:
- the LOC140971720 gene encoding importin subunit alpha-9-like isoform X1, coding for MAEEASTSHKRDPIKASVGSVAAQKRREQAIMVGKERREALMRAKRLCRIGVSIGDNDVPIYDNMMMDGEPSLLEAQTLKAVEDLKHAVTYHGKGVMQKRVHALRELRRLLSRSEFPPVQASLEAGAMPILVQCLSFGSPDEQLLEAAWCLTNIAAGKPEETKALFPALPLLVAHLGEKSALAVAEQCAWTLGNVAGEGEELRNVLLSQGALPPLSRMMLSNKGSTVRTAAWALSNLIKGPDSKAATETIRIDGVLDSILRHLKKADEELVTEVAWVVVYLTALSDVATNILAKSNLLQILVDRLASSNSLQLLIPVLRSLGNLVAADSCLTNNILFADHQTTVNAIQALVKCLRSEHQVLKKESAWALSNIAAGSVEHKKLIHSSEAVPSLIHLLSTAPFDMRKEAAYVLGNLCVAPAEGSERPSLILEHLVSLVRRGILPGFVNLVRSADIEAARVGLQFMELVLRGMPNGEGPKLVEAEDGIDAMERYQFHENEDVRNMANELVDKYFGEDYGLDD
- the LOC140971720 gene encoding importin subunit alpha-9-like isoform X3 — its product is MQKRVHALRELRRLLSRSEFPPVQASLEAGAMPILVQCLSFGSPDEQLLEAAWCLTNIAAGKPEETKALFPALPLLVAHLGEKSALAVAEQCAWTLGNVAGEGEELRNVLLSQGALPPLSRMMLSNKGSTVRTAAWALSNLIKGPDSKAATETIRIDGVLDSILRHLKKADEELVTEVAWVVVYLTALSDVATNILAKSNLLQILVDRLASSNSLQLLIPVLRSLGNLVAADSCLTNNILFADHQTTVNAIQALVKCLRSEHQVLKKESAWALSNIAAGSVEHKKLIHSSEAVPSLIHLLSTAPFDMRKEAAYVLGNLCVAPAEGSERPSLILEHLVSLVRRGILPGFVNLVRSADIEAARVGLQFMELVLRGMPNGEGPKLVEAEDGIDAMERYQFHENEDVRNMANELVDKYFGEDYGLDD
- the LOC140971720 gene encoding importin subunit alpha-9-like isoform X2; translation: MLLHIRVMQKRVHALRELRRLLSRSEFPPVQASLEAGAMPILVQCLSFGSPDEQLLEAAWCLTNIAAGKPEETKALFPALPLLVAHLGEKSALAVAEQCAWTLGNVAGEGEELRNVLLSQGALPPLSRMMLSNKGSTVRTAAWALSNLIKGPDSKAATETIRIDGVLDSILRHLKKADEELVTEVAWVVVYLTALSDVATNILAKSNLLQILVDRLASSNSLQLLIPVLRSLGNLVAADSCLTNNILFADHQTTVNAIQALVKCLRSEHQVLKKESAWALSNIAAGSVEHKKLIHSSEAVPSLIHLLSTAPFDMRKEAAYVLGNLCVAPAEGSERPSLILEHLVSLVRRGILPGFVNLVRSADIEAARVGLQFMELVLRGMPNGEGPKLVEAEDGIDAMERYQFHENEDVRNMANELVDKYFGEDYGLDD